The Desulfolucanica intricata genome has a window encoding:
- a CDS encoding DUF951 domain-containing protein — protein sequence MIKYQVGDIVKLKKTHPCGGDHWEVMRTGIDFRIKCLKCGRVLMLPRPKFEKSVKAMVQKSEEIS from the coding sequence GTGATTAAATATCAGGTAGGGGATATAGTAAAATTAAAAAAAACACATCCCTGTGGAGGGGATCACTGGGAAGTAATGCGTACAGGTATTGATTTTCGGATAAAGTGCTTAAAGTGCGGGCGTGTTTTAATGCTTCCAAGGCCGAAATTTGAAAAAAGTGTTAAGGCCATGGTTCAGAAATCGGAAGAAATAAGTTAG
- the rpsR gene encoding 30S ribosomal protein S18, giving the protein MRRDRGRRGKKRICSFCVDKMEVIDYKEIPRLKKYITERGKILPRRISGNCARHQRMLTVAIKRARNMALLPFTAD; this is encoded by the coding sequence ATGAGACGTGATCGCGGCCGCAGAGGCAAAAAACGCATCTGCAGTTTCTGTGTTGATAAAATGGAAGTTATTGATTATAAGGAAATACCACGCCTGAAAAAATATATCACTGAACGTGGTAAAATATTGCCGCGTCGTATTTCCGGCAATTGTGCCCGGCACCAGCGTATGCTGACCGTGGCCATTAAAAGGGCACGTAATATGGCTTTACTGCCATTTACAGCGGATTAA
- a CDS encoding YybS family protein yields MKPHKQRLALVEGAFFTSLTAIFTLINIYIPLFSFIAGLVGPMPSAVLIKKYDLKVTLLSLAAAVLIVVLFFGNPLAALLFTAQIGILGLFLGMLLKRNISAGISIVFSALVSVLLTFSGFLAAFFLTGINPFDIAGDVRQTVNEMYKFYQQSGVIENLDQNQLQDLQEQVVKNITLFLPGSLAIWSIITGGLNYLLTRELFKRLKFDVVNLKPFSHWHLPWYSTWAVILGIGLLLIGDSFKITFLSTAAKNILYIAAFVFAVLGLSVTVFYIKKLPFSKFIKIIILFMSFIYWPFTLLLLTVLGILDPYINFRKVNLNKE; encoded by the coding sequence TTGAAGCCCCACAAACAAAGATTAGCCCTGGTTGAAGGGGCTTTTTTTACAAGCCTTACTGCAATATTTACTTTAATAAATATCTATATACCCCTGTTTTCTTTTATAGCCGGGCTAGTTGGTCCAATGCCGTCAGCTGTTTTAATTAAAAAGTATGATCTAAAGGTTACTTTGCTTTCTTTGGCGGCAGCGGTACTGATTGTCGTTCTTTTTTTTGGTAACCCTTTGGCGGCTCTGCTTTTTACAGCTCAAATAGGGATTTTGGGTCTGTTTTTAGGCATGCTGTTAAAGAGAAATATTTCAGCCGGTATTAGCATTGTTTTTTCCGCCCTGGTTTCAGTATTGTTAACCTTTTCCGGCTTTTTGGCTGCTTTTTTTCTTACCGGGATAAATCCCTTCGATATTGCCGGGGATGTCCGGCAGACGGTAAATGAAATGTATAAATTTTATCAACAAAGTGGTGTGATTGAGAATCTTGACCAAAACCAGCTGCAGGATTTGCAGGAACAGGTGGTAAAAAATATAACTTTGTTTTTGCCGGGCAGTTTGGCTATTTGGTCTATAATTACCGGAGGCTTAAATTATCTCTTAACCAGAGAATTATTTAAACGTTTGAAATTTGATGTAGTTAATTTAAAACCGTTTAGCCATTGGCATTTACCCTGGTACAGCACCTGGGCTGTCATATTAGGAATAGGCTTACTGTTGATTGGTGATAGTTTTAAAATAACTTTTTTAAGTACGGCAGCTAAAAATATATTATATATTGCAGCCTTTGTTTTTGCTGTTTTAGGTCTTTCTGTGACAGTGTTTTATATTAAAAAGCTGCCATTTTCAAAATTTATAAAAATAATTATATTATTTATGTCATTTATTTATTGGCCTTTTACACTTTTATTACTGACTGTCCTTGGGATATTAGATCCCTATATTAATTTTCGAAAGGTAAATTTAAATAAGGAGTAA
- the dnaB gene encoding replicative DNA helicase, translating to MLNKVPPQNIDAEQSVLGAIFLDQEAIFKTMRILKPADFYSEGHKLIYETMLELNDQAQAIDLLTVTESLRKKDYLDKVGGVTYIASLPNMVPTSANVEYYAKIVEEKSLLRTLINLATRIANMSYEGSENADKLMDEAERMILELSGRRTTSVFTSIKDILLKTLEYIEFLCENKGNIPGVSTGFKDLDALLSGFQKGDLLILAARPSMGKTAIGLNIAEYAALHYNTPVAVFSLEMSKEQLVQRMLCAEAMVDQHKMRTGNLKEGDWEKLTSVASKLAKAPIFIDDTPAMSVRELRAKARRLQAEHGLGLIVIDYLQLMQSSKRVDNRQQEIADISRSLKAMAKEMNVPILALAQLSRSVEQRQDKKPIMSDLRESGSLEQDADIVMFIYRDEYYNPDSEKKGIAEIIIAKQRNGPTGIVELGFLKEYTRFVNLARRDQEIP from the coding sequence ATGTTAAATAAGGTTCCCCCCCAGAATATTGATGCTGAACAGTCGGTACTGGGTGCCATATTTTTAGATCAAGAAGCCATATTTAAAACTATGCGCATCTTAAAGCCGGCTGATTTCTATAGCGAAGGTCATAAATTGATTTATGAAACCATGCTGGAGCTAAATGATCAAGCCCAGGCTATAGATTTACTTACTGTTACAGAAAGTTTACGTAAGAAGGATTACCTGGACAAAGTCGGAGGAGTAACTTATATTGCTTCTTTACCAAATATGGTTCCTACTTCGGCTAATGTGGAATACTATGCAAAAATAGTAGAAGAAAAGTCCCTTTTAAGGACTTTAATTAATTTGGCAACCCGCATTGCAAATATGAGTTATGAGGGCAGTGAGAACGCAGACAAGCTAATGGATGAAGCTGAGCGGATGATTTTGGAACTCTCCGGCAGGCGAACAACCTCTGTATTTACTTCGATTAAAGATATCCTACTTAAGACTCTCGAGTATATAGAGTTTTTATGTGAAAATAAGGGTAATATACCCGGTGTTTCTACCGGCTTTAAAGACCTGGATGCTCTTTTAAGCGGTTTTCAAAAAGGAGATTTACTTATTTTGGCCGCCCGGCCCAGTATGGGTAAGACAGCTATCGGTCTTAATATAGCGGAGTATGCGGCTCTTCATTATAATACTCCGGTTGCTGTTTTTAGTCTGGAGATGTCTAAAGAACAGTTGGTTCAAAGGATGCTGTGTGCAGAAGCTATGGTTGACCAGCATAAAATGCGTACCGGAAATTTAAAAGAAGGTGACTGGGAAAAACTTACGTCTGTGGCCTCTAAATTGGCAAAAGCTCCGATCTTTATAGATGACACCCCGGCCATGTCAGTGCGGGAATTGCGTGCTAAAGCCAGGCGTTTACAAGCAGAGCACGGTTTAGGATTAATTGTTATTGATTATCTGCAATTAATGCAGAGCAGTAAAAGAGTAGATAACCGCCAGCAGGAAATTGCCGATATATCACGATCTTTAAAAGCTATGGCCAAAGAAATGAATGTTCCTATACTGGCCCTGGCTCAGTTAAGCCGCTCCGTTGAACAGCGTCAGGATAAAAAACCGATTATGTCTGATTTAAGAGAAAGCGGCAGTTTGGAACAAGATGCTGATATAGTTATGTTTATTTACAGAGATGAATATTATAATCCGGATTCAGAAAAAAAAGGTATTGCAGAAATTATTATTGCAAAGCAGCGTAATGGTCCCACAGGTATAGTAGAACTTGGTTTTTTAAAAGAATATACTCGCTTTGTAAATTTAGCCAGGCGTGATCAAGAAATTCCCTAA
- a CDS encoding single-stranded DNA-binding protein gives MLNRVILIGRLTRDPELRYTTSGIAVASFTLAVDRGYTNRQGERETDFIDIITWRKLAEICSNQLGKGRLVAVEGRLQIRSYDDNQGIRRKASEVVADNVRFLDWPKDGQNPAGGTSGTERTGSDFGSEIDFSEDDIPF, from the coding sequence TTGTTAAACAGGGTTATTTTAATTGGTCGACTTACAAGAGATCCCGAATTAAGATATACTACCAGCGGTATAGCTGTAGCAAGTTTTACTCTGGCTGTGGATCGAGGTTATACTAACCGGCAAGGTGAAAGAGAAACTGATTTTATTGATATTATCACCTGGCGAAAATTAGCTGAGATATGTTCTAACCAACTTGGTAAAGGTAGGTTGGTAGCCGTAGAGGGTAGGTTACAAATACGTTCCTATGATGATAATCAAGGTATTCGGAGAAAAGCTTCTGAGGTTGTAGCTGATAATGTTAGATTTTTAGATTGGCCCAAAGACGGCCAAAATCCGGCAGGCGGAACTTCCGGAACCGAAAGAACAGGTTCAGATTTTGGCAGTGAAATAGATTTTTCAGAAGATGATATACCCTTCTAA
- the rplI gene encoding 50S ribosomal protein L9, translating to MKVILLQDVAKLGKKGDIVQVAEGYARNYLLPRGLATEASQGRLKNLEKQKEIEAGKKLKIKLDAQQLAERINNMTVKINARVGEGGKLFGAVSNNDISKALFSQFKVKVDKKKIVLKDPIKTLGQHKITLKLHPDVQAEIQVEVLPS from the coding sequence ATGAAAGTTATATTATTACAGGATGTTGCAAAACTAGGAAAAAAAGGGGATATAGTTCAGGTAGCCGAGGGGTATGCCAGAAACTATTTGCTTCCAAGGGGGTTAGCCACTGAAGCCTCTCAAGGTCGCTTAAAAAACTTGGAGAAACAAAAAGAAATTGAAGCCGGTAAGAAGTTGAAAATTAAGCTGGATGCACAGCAGCTGGCGGAGCGAATAAATAATATGACCGTAAAAATAAATGCCAGGGTTGGTGAAGGGGGAAAATTATTTGGTGCGGTAAGTAATAATGATATATCTAAAGCTCTTTTTTCTCAGTTTAAAGTAAAAGTGGATAAGAAAAAAATTGTCTTAAAGGATCCGATTAAAACTTTGGGACAACATAAAATTACTTTAAAACTTCACCCGGACGTACAGGCTGAAATTCAAGTGGAGGTTTTACCTTCGTAA
- the lonC gene encoding Lon family ATP-dependent protease translates to MKAFLEKFIGSTKLNAADDKIYVQDLLKHKVNAIYDLLSNLYGSDKLVLRAGKLEALQLMRSESLGKRVLALQKIVFEDPTYDIVPDCEQMPEILEKIEEQIADYIAKRSLEDDLERKINEKIQQKHEDYVREIKMQIIKENSGSENAQTLKKLAILEKLEHKKLSRSAMEFLRPGSFNEIVGQERAVKALLAKLASPFPQHVILYGPPGVGKTTAARLALETAKSIPGAPFDKDAPFIEVNGTTLRWDPRDITNTLLGSVHDPIYQGAHRDLADSGVPEPKLGLVTEAHGGILFIDEIGEMDPILQNKLLKVLEDKRTFFDSAYYDPHDPGVPKYIKKIFEEGAPADFILIGATTRDPGEINPAIRSRCAEIYFDPLTPTAVKKIVEQAAEKLEVELDEKVPEIISEYTIEGRKAVNILADAFGMCSCRVMDDKRKFLIKAQDIYEIVQTSRMSPYVLRKASQEREVGKIFGLGVSGFLGSVLEIESVVFPARLPGKGNIRFNDTAGSMAKDSVFNAASVIRKLTGEDLSNYDVHVNIVGGGRIDGPSAGVAILLAILSTLKNYPVPQDIAVTGEVSIQGKVRAVGGIAEKIYGARQAGINTVFIPAENSADVPADLKGIKVIPVNTIKEILSFIFPKIEINSLVS, encoded by the coding sequence ATGAAGGCTTTTCTGGAAAAATTTATAGGCAGCACAAAATTAAATGCGGCTGATGACAAAATATATGTTCAAGATCTATTAAAGCACAAAGTTAATGCAATATATGATTTACTTTCCAACCTGTATGGTTCGGATAAGCTTGTGCTTAGAGCAGGAAAGTTGGAGGCTTTACAATTAATGCGCTCAGAATCACTGGGTAAAAGGGTTTTGGCTTTACAGAAAATTGTATTTGAAGATCCCACCTATGATATTGTACCCGACTGTGAACAGATGCCTGAAATTCTGGAAAAGATTGAGGAGCAAATAGCGGATTATATTGCTAAACGCTCCCTGGAAGATGATTTAGAAAGAAAAATTAATGAAAAAATTCAGCAGAAGCATGAAGATTATGTTCGTGAAATTAAAATGCAAATAATTAAGGAAAATTCCGGGTCTGAAAATGCACAAACCTTAAAGAAGCTGGCTATCTTGGAAAAGTTGGAACATAAAAAACTGTCTCGCTCAGCTATGGAGTTTTTAAGGCCGGGCAGTTTTAATGAAATTGTTGGGCAGGAGCGGGCCGTCAAGGCATTATTAGCCAAATTGGCTTCCCCTTTTCCCCAGCATGTTATTTTATACGGGCCGCCGGGTGTGGGTAAAACAACAGCAGCCCGCCTGGCTTTAGAAACAGCGAAATCTATTCCCGGTGCCCCTTTTGATAAAGATGCACCGTTTATAGAGGTAAATGGTACAACCCTGCGTTGGGATCCCAGAGATATTACCAATACGCTGTTGGGTTCGGTACATGACCCTATTTACCAGGGGGCACACCGTGATTTAGCGGATTCCGGGGTTCCTGAGCCAAAGTTAGGTTTGGTAACCGAAGCACACGGCGGTATCTTATTTATAGATGAGATTGGCGAAATGGATCCAATTTTACAAAATAAACTCTTGAAAGTATTGGAAGATAAACGAACATTCTTTGATTCAGCTTACTATGACCCTCATGATCCCGGAGTTCCTAAATATATTAAAAAGATTTTTGAAGAGGGTGCACCGGCAGATTTTATATTGATAGGGGCTACTACAAGGGATCCGGGAGAAATAAATCCTGCTATCAGATCCCGCTGTGCAGAGATATATTTTGATCCCCTTACACCAACTGCTGTTAAAAAAATAGTTGAACAGGCTGCTGAAAAATTAGAAGTGGAATTGGATGAAAAGGTTCCTGAAATAATCAGTGAATACACTATCGAAGGCCGCAAGGCAGTTAATATTTTGGCCGATGCCTTTGGTATGTGTTCCTGCCGGGTTATGGATGATAAGCGGAAATTTTTAATAAAAGCTCAGGATATTTATGAGATTGTCCAAACCAGCAGGATGTCCCCTTATGTTTTACGTAAGGCTTCCCAGGAAAGGGAGGTCGGGAAAATTTTTGGCCTGGGGGTTTCCGGCTTTTTAGGTTCAGTTCTGGAGATAGAGTCAGTAGTTTTTCCGGCCCGATTACCTGGAAAAGGAAATATTCGTTTTAATGATACCGCCGGCAGTATGGCCAAAGATTCGGTATTTAATGCTGCATCAGTAATTCGCAAACTGACCGGCGAAGATTTAAGTAACTATGACGTGCATGTCAATATTGTCGGGGGTGGCCGTATTGACGGGCCTTCAGCGGGTGTAGCCATTCTGCTGGCTATACTAAGTACTCTTAAGAATTACCCTGTACCTCAGGATATCGCTGTAACCGGTGAAGTTTCTATTCAGGGAAAGGTTCGTGCAGTGGGAGGTATTGCTGAGAAAATATATGGGGCACGGCAGGCCGGAATAAATACAGTTTTTATTCCTGCGGAAAATTCAGCTGATGTACCTGCGGATCTTAAAGGTATTAAGGTAATTCCTGTGAATACAATTAAAGAAATTTTGAGTTTTATTTTTCCTAAAATTGAAATTAATTCATTAGTAAGTTGA
- the rpsF gene encoding 30S ribosomal protein S6 produces the protein MRAYETLFIIKPDLEEEQITAVIDKFKGIIENHGGEITKLDKWGKRRLAYEIDHTREGFYVVIKFKADSDTSKELDRVFKITDGIMRHIIVREDE, from the coding sequence TTGCGTGCTTATGAAACTCTGTTTATAATTAAGCCGGACTTAGAGGAAGAACAAATCACCGCTGTTATTGATAAGTTTAAAGGGATTATTGAGAACCACGGTGGTGAAATAACTAAGTTAGATAAATGGGGGAAGCGCAGATTAGCCTATGAAATTGACCACACCCGTGAGGGTTTTTATGTGGTTATCAAATTTAAGGCTGACTCTGATACTTCCAAAGAATTAGACCGGGTTTTTAAAATTACAGATGGAATTATGCGCCATATCATTGTTCGGGAAGATGAATAG